The stretch of DNA GCAGCAAGAAGAGCCGCCCGATGGCCTGAACGCCTGCCTGCATCAATCGTTTAACCGTTTTACCCCTATCTCCTGTCAGCATGCTCAACATGTCCACCTTGTTTTAGTTTTTACACTGTATTATTCATGATACGCTGCCCGCGGAATTTTTCCTGCTCCCATTGGAAATGGAAAGCAGAAGAAAAGCAAGCGATATTCAGAGCGAATCCCGCTTGCTTTTCTATAGGGAAAATCCTACGATTCAGTATCAGTTACCTCCTGACAGGCGGATCAAATTCTCATCTGCTCTGGGATCGACGCCCCCCAGTTCATCGCTAATGCCGCCCACATGGTTCAGATCGCTGTGTGCATTGGTAGCAACCGGCTTTTTGCCCTGCGTTTGCTCATACTCGTCTTGCATCTTCTCACCTCCTTTTCTTCGGCTATCAGATGGTAGGGGATCTATAGGAATCAGCGAAGGTTCTCCAGAATTTTACGGCCCATTTCTTCAGTGGACAGCTTGGTCAGTCCGGGTTGATACAAATCAGCCGTGCGATAGCCGTCAGCCAGGCTGCGTTCCACCGCTGCCTCGATTTGCCCGGCTGCCGCTTCAGCGCCGAAAGAATGACGCATAAGCAGAGCGGCTGACAAAATGGTCCCGATGGGATTGGCGATCCCCTGGCCGGCAATATCCGGAGCAGAGCCATGAATCGGTTCATAGAGTCCCGGCCCGTCGCCTAAGCTGGCCGAGGGGAGCATCCCAATGGAACCGGTCAGGACGGCGGCCTCGTCGCTCAAGATATCGCCAAACAGGTTGCTGGTCACCACCACGTCAAACTGCTTCGGGGACAGGACCAGCTGCATGGCGCAGTTATCCACATACATATGGTCTATTCTGACATCGTCGTATTCTTGCGCCACCTGGCCGGCAGTCTTTCGCCACAGGCGGGAGGAAGCCAGCACATTGGCCTTGTCAACCGATGTCACTTTATTACGGCGTTTTCTGGCGACTTGACAGGCCAAACGGAGGATGCGCTCAATTTCCGGCCGGCTGTAAGATTCGGTATCCCAGGCCTGTTCCCTGCCTTCGACCATGCCAGCCTCCATACGCTCGCCATAGTAAATGCCGCCGTTCAGTTCCCGGACAATGAGCACATCCACACCGGTGACAATTTCCGGTTTTAGCGTTGAGTAGTTTGCCGTAACCGCCGGAACCCTCACCGGACGAAGATTAGCGTACAGCCCCAGTTCTTTGCGCAACCCTAAGATGGCCTTTTCCGGCCGGATCTCCGGGCTGACCTGGTCCCATTGGGGACCTCCCACTGCTCCCAGCAGGATAGCGTCGGCCCGCCGAACTGCGGCCAGAGTTTTTCCCGGCAGCGGAGTATCATAGGCGTCAATGGCCGCGCCGCCGGCCAGATGGGTTTCAAAAGTAAACTGAATACCGCTCTTAGCCGCCGCTTTCGTCAATACCGCCTGAGCCGCGGCTATAATTTCCGGCCCGATGCCGTCACCGGGGATCAATACGATCTGCTTATTCATGCCTTAACCCCCTTAAGGTATTCGATCAAACCGCCGGCGGCGGCGATTTCCTGCACAAAAGACGGTAGGGGCTGGGCCTGAAATACTTTGCCGCTGCTGAGACTGGTAACCGTCCCCTTTGCCAAATCTGCCGCGAGGGTGTCGTCGGCGGCAATTTCATGGACTGCCGGTCCTAGTTCCAATAGAGGCAGGCCAATGTTAATGGCGTTGCGGTAAAAGATGCGGGCAAAGCTGTCAGCCACTACGCAAGCGATACCGCTGGCCTTAATAGCAACCGGCGCATGCTCCCGGGAAGAGCCGCAGCCGAAATTCCGGCCGGCCACGATCATCTCACCGGGTTTTACCTTGCCGGCAAAGGTCGTATCAATGTCTTCCATGCAATGTTTAGCCAGTTCCTTGGGATCGGCGGTATTGAGATACCTGGCCGGAATAATGGCATCCGTATCCACATTATCGCCATAAATCCATATTTTCCCCTGTAAAATCATTGCGCCACCTCCTCAGGAAGGCCGATACGGCCCATAATTGCACTGGCAGCGGCCACTGCCGGGCCGGCCAGATAGACCTCGCTGTCCACATGCCCCATCCGGCCCCGGAAATTGCGGTTTGTGGTGGCTACGGCCTTTTCACCGGCAGCCAGGATTCCCATATAGCCGCCGAGACAAGGGCCGCAGGTGGGAGTGCTGACCACTGCGCCCGCTTCAATAAAGGTCCGGATATAGCCCTTTTCCATGGCTTCCAGATAAACTTCCTGCGAACCGGGAATAACGATGGCCCTCAGCCGGGGATGAACTTTTTTCCCCTGCAAGATGGCCGCCGCCTGAGCCAGATCGTCCAGACGCCCATTGGTACAGGAGCCGATGACTACCTGATCGATGGGTACATCCGTCACCTGACGGGCCGGCTTTACGTTTTCCGGCAAATGGGGCAGGGCTACTACCGGCTCCAACTGTGAAAGGTCAATCGTTACGGTGCGGGCATAGCGGGCGTCCGGATCGGCATGCATCATCTCATAGGGGCGGCTTACCCGGCCCTTCAGATAAGCCAGGGCAATATCATCCACCGGGAAAATGCCGTTTTTGGCCCCGCCTTCGATGGCCATATTAGCGATAGTCAGCCGGTCCGCCATAGTCAGGGAACTCAGTCCCGGTCCCGCAAATTCCAGGGACTGATAACGGGCCCCATCCACTCCGATCATGCCGATCAAAGTCAGGATCACATCTTTGCCTGTGACCCATTTATTAAGTTTCCCGCTTAGCGCCACCTTAATGCTGGCCGGGACTTTAAACCAGGCAGTACCGGTGGCCATGGCGGCGCCGGCATCGGTAGAGCCGACACCGGTGGCAAAGGCGCCTAACGCGCCATAGGTGCAGGTATGTGAATCCGCCCCGATAATCACTTCTCCCGGCGCCACAAGACCGACTTGAGGCAGCAGTACATGTTCGATGCCCATGCGGCCCACTTCAAAATAGTGAGTGATCTGGTGCGCACGGGCGAAATCCTTGATAGCCTTGGCTTGTTCCGCCGACTTGATGTCCTTGTTCGGAATGAAGTGGTCCGGCACTAAAACTATTTTCTCTTTGTCAAATACCGGGCGTCCGATTTTTTTAAATTCCTGGATCGAGGGAGGGCCGGTGATATCGTTGGCCAATACCAGGTCTACCGGGCACTGGATCAGCTGTCCCGGTTCCACCCGGGACAAGCCGGCCTTGCGGGCGAAGATTTTTTCCGTCATGGTCATTCCCATTTAAATTCCCCCTGCTGCAATTTTTGTTATGGCGGCACTAGGCTGCAGGCAGACCGGCGGCATCTTGTTAATAGCGTTTAAGTAGGCTTTGGCGCTGGCTTCAATCACATCCGTGGAAATCCCCCTGCCGGCAAAGACCCTGCCATCCTGCTCAAGATGGACAGTGGCCTCACCCAAAGCATCCTGACCGGCAGTAACGGCTTTCAATTGATAATCCTTAAGTTCCACCGGGAACCCCACTGCCTGCTCAATCGCCCGAAAGACGGCGTCAACCGGGCCGTCGCCGCAGGATGCCTGCTCCGTCAGACCGGCCTTGGACTCCAGCTTTACCGAAGCAATGGCGCTGCCCTGACTGCCGCTGACCACATGATGCTCTACCAAACGGTAGTGTTCGCTTTCCCGGAAACTGTCCTGCTGTAACGCCAAGGCTTCAATATCCCGGTCATAAACCACTTTTTTGCGGTCAGCCAGCTGTTTGAATTGCCGGAACAAGTCGTCGACGGTGTGGCTCTCCAATTGATAGCCCAGATGCTTTAACCGTTCCTCAAAAGCATGACGGCCGGAATGTTTGCCTAACACGATTTGATTGGCGGCCAGGCCGATAATCTCAGGTGCAATAATTTCATAGGTCAGGGCATTATTCAGTACACCGTGCTGATGAATGCCTGATTCATGCGCAAAAGCGTTATCGCCCACCACGGCCTTGTTGGGCTGAATCACTACCCCGCTCAGGCTGCTGACTAAGCGGGAAGCGCGATAAATCCGGGACAGATCCAGGCCGGTATGCAGGCGGTAGTAGTCGCGGCGGGTGTATAAAGCCAGAGCCAGTTCTTCCAGGGAGGCGTTACCGGCCCTTTCTCCCAGGCCGTTGATCGTGCATTCTATCTGAGCAGCCCCATTTTGCGCCGCTGCCAGGGAGTTGGCCACTGCCATGCCTAAGTCGTCGTGGCAATGGACGCTGACGGTAACATCTTCAATGCCGGGAACTCTCTCCCGGATGAACCGGATCAGGGCGCCGAATTCATCCGGCGCAATAAAGCCAACTGTATCCGGCACGTTGATGACGGTAGCACCGGCAGCAATGGCGGCCCCGTACACCTGGCAAAGATATTCCCAATCGGAGCGGGTAGCGTCCTCAGCTGAAAACTCCACATCAGGAACGAACCGCCTGGCACAGGCCACAGCTTCCCGGGCCGCCGCCAGGACCTGGTCCCGGCTCATTTTCAGCTTATATTGCAGATGAATATCGCTGGTGGCAATGAAAGTATGAATGCGGGGGCGTTCGGCGGCCCGGAGGGCCTGGGCGGCTGTCTCGATATCTTTTCTTTCGGCCCGGGCCAAAGCGGCAATCACCGGACCTTTTACCTCGGCGGCGATTTGGCTGACTGCCGCAAAATCGCCGGGAGAGGCCACGGGAAACCCGGCCTCAATACAATCCACTTTCAGTCTGGCCAAACTTTGGGCAATCTCCAATTTTTCTTTTACATTCAAACATACCCCCGGCGTCTGTTCGCCGTCACGCAATGTTGTATCAAAAATTTTAATGACTTCAGACACAATGACTCATCCTTTCTTTATGGTCATTAGGTCAAGACACGACGCCGGCAGTCGCAATCTTGCGGTCTATAAATAAAACGCCCCTATTGATGCTGTAAAACAGCATCAATAGGGGCGTCTAAACGCGGTACCACCCTACTTTGGCCTCATTGCGCCAGCCGTCGACTGACTTCCGGTTAACGCCCGGCCACGCTGGGGCTAAAAGCATGCCGGGCCCGGCACACACTTCACCGCCAGGACTCCTGGGTGAGTATCAGGCTGGTCCCCGCACCGGTTCGCAGCATCCACCGGCTCTCTGCAGCGGCATTTCCATCC from Acetonema longum DSM 6540 encodes:
- the leuB gene encoding 3-isopropylmalate dehydrogenase produces the protein MNKQIVLIPGDGIGPEIIAAAQAVLTKAAAKSGIQFTFETHLAGGAAIDAYDTPLPGKTLAAVRRADAILLGAVGGPQWDQVSPEIRPEKAILGLRKELGLYANLRPVRVPAVTANYSTLKPEIVTGVDVLIVRELNGGIYYGERMEAGMVEGREQAWDTESYSRPEIERILRLACQVARKRRNKVTSVDKANVLASSRLWRKTAGQVAQEYDDVRIDHMYVDNCAMQLVLSPKQFDVVVTSNLFGDILSDEAAVLTGSIGMLPSASLGDGPGLYEPIHGSAPDIAGQGIANPIGTILSAALLMRHSFGAEAAAGQIEAAVERSLADGYRTADLYQPGLTKLSTEEMGRKILENLR
- a CDS encoding 3-isopropylmalate dehydratase small subunit: MILQGKIWIYGDNVDTDAIIPARYLNTADPKELAKHCMEDIDTTFAGKVKPGEMIVAGRNFGCGSSREHAPVAIKASGIACVVADSFARIFYRNAINIGLPLLELGPAVHEIAADDTLAADLAKGTVTSLSSGKVFQAQPLPSFVQEIAAAGGLIEYLKGVKA
- the leuC gene encoding 3-isopropylmalate dehydratase large subunit, with amino-acid sequence MGMTMTEKIFARKAGLSRVEPGQLIQCPVDLVLANDITGPPSIQEFKKIGRPVFDKEKIVLVPDHFIPNKDIKSAEQAKAIKDFARAHQITHYFEVGRMGIEHVLLPQVGLVAPGEVIIGADSHTCTYGALGAFATGVGSTDAGAAMATGTAWFKVPASIKVALSGKLNKWVTGKDVILTLIGMIGVDGARYQSLEFAGPGLSSLTMADRLTIANMAIEGGAKNGIFPVDDIALAYLKGRVSRPYEMMHADPDARYARTVTIDLSQLEPVVALPHLPENVKPARQVTDVPIDQVVIGSCTNGRLDDLAQAAAILQGKKVHPRLRAIVIPGSQEVYLEAMEKGYIRTFIEAGAVVSTPTCGPCLGGYMGILAAGEKAVATTNRNFRGRMGHVDSEVYLAGPAVAAASAIMGRIGLPEEVAQ
- a CDS encoding 2-isopropylmalate synthase; this translates as MSEVIKIFDTTLRDGEQTPGVCLNVKEKLEIAQSLARLKVDCIEAGFPVASPGDFAAVSQIAAEVKGPVIAALARAERKDIETAAQALRAAERPRIHTFIATSDIHLQYKLKMSRDQVLAAAREAVACARRFVPDVEFSAEDATRSDWEYLCQVYGAAIAAGATVINVPDTVGFIAPDEFGALIRFIRERVPGIEDVTVSVHCHDDLGMAVANSLAAAQNGAAQIECTINGLGERAGNASLEELALALYTRRDYYRLHTGLDLSRIYRASRLVSSLSGVVIQPNKAVVGDNAFAHESGIHQHGVLNNALTYEIIAPEIIGLAANQIVLGKHSGRHAFEERLKHLGYQLESHTVDDLFRQFKQLADRKKVVYDRDIEALALQQDSFRESEHYRLVEHHVVSGSQGSAIASVKLESKAGLTEQASCGDGPVDAVFRAIEQAVGFPVELKDYQLKAVTAGQDALGEATVHLEQDGRVFAGRGISTDVIEASAKAYLNAINKMPPVCLQPSAAITKIAAGGI